The following proteins come from a genomic window of Micromonospora zamorensis:
- a CDS encoding ABC transporter permease: MIGLAARLLRHRAGPAAATLLALIVGVLILVAMGTLVESGLRFRPEPRLWAAADVVVANRTVSHTFREFDGETTTSTVMLPEGGTVDAALVDRIRQVPGVAAVTGDEGVPIGSPAATGHGWDTYAFTGRPIAAGAAPRADDEVLVDTRLGMAPGDRIDLVVGGVGRSYRVSGTAGTGSAAVFFTDAQAARLSAHPGRVDAIGVRMVPGADVGAVREIASAAGATTYGGKDRGNVEQSENQAAQTLLVSAGSAFGGYVVLLIVFVVAGTIGLSVRHRRRDLALLRAVAATPGQVRRMLIAEAALLALIGSAIGGPAGLLAARWVHGELVGRGFVPESFPMVGGLFAVPAAIGTAVLVAVLAALVAARRVTGIKPIEALGEIAVEPRRSGRVRLVAGVLTLAAAGTSGAFTLGAAGSTGALAGAVGMLYLFVIAVALLAPRINAYAARLLTPLLPRMWRVSGYLAAANLRANAQGMATVLTALVLSVGFGGSVCFLQTNLERQTTTQSSAGTLAERVLVAPGGLPADAAREIRELAGVQAATGVHRTQVVVRALDGIEPVSAQSVDPAGITATMDLAVREGNLADLRAGTVALSATQASSSGWDVGDQAKLWLGDGTPVTLDVIAVYDRGLGFGDVTLAAETVAGHTAGNTNDEILVSAGPEADTALATWSAGRPGTEVLDAATRTRLISTDLALGAWLNRLLIGVMVGYAALAAATTMVMAALARRRELALLQLVGVTRRQIRRMVQAEQAGLLGSAVLIGATIAALTLSAIVNGLTGSPIPYVPPLGWVAVLGGTTLLALATTVWPVRRLLSAPPIDNIGVKE, encoded by the coding sequence ATGATCGGGCTCGCCGCCCGCCTGCTGCGGCACCGGGCCGGCCCCGCCGCCGCGACCCTGCTGGCCCTGATCGTCGGCGTGCTGATCCTGGTAGCGATGGGCACCCTCGTCGAGTCCGGGTTGCGTTTCCGCCCGGAGCCACGGCTCTGGGCCGCGGCCGACGTGGTCGTCGCCAACCGCACGGTCAGTCACACGTTCAGGGAGTTCGACGGCGAGACCACCACGAGCACCGTCATGCTGCCCGAGGGCGGCACGGTGGACGCTGCGCTGGTCGACCGGATCCGCCAGGTGCCGGGCGTCGCGGCCGTCACCGGCGACGAAGGGGTGCCGATCGGCTCGCCCGCTGCAACGGGACACGGCTGGGACACGTACGCCTTCACCGGTCGTCCCATCGCCGCGGGCGCCGCGCCACGGGCCGACGACGAAGTGCTGGTCGACACCCGTCTCGGCATGGCGCCGGGCGACCGCATCGACCTGGTCGTCGGTGGGGTCGGCCGGTCGTACCGGGTGAGCGGAACCGCCGGGACCGGTTCGGCGGCGGTGTTCTTCACCGACGCGCAGGCCGCCCGGTTGTCCGCCCACCCGGGCCGGGTGGATGCGATCGGCGTGCGGATGGTGCCCGGCGCCGACGTCGGCGCCGTACGCGAGATCGCATCGGCGGCCGGCGCCACGACGTACGGCGGGAAAGACCGTGGGAACGTCGAGCAGTCGGAGAACCAGGCCGCCCAGACGTTGCTGGTCAGCGCCGGATCGGCTTTCGGGGGGTACGTCGTCCTGCTGATCGTCTTCGTGGTGGCCGGCACCATCGGGCTGTCCGTCCGGCACCGTCGACGTGACCTGGCGTTACTGCGCGCGGTCGCGGCCACGCCGGGGCAGGTGCGCCGCATGCTGATCGCCGAGGCCGCGCTGCTCGCCCTGATCGGCTCTGCGATCGGCGGCCCGGCCGGCCTGCTGGCGGCCCGCTGGGTGCACGGCGAGCTGGTCGGGCGGGGGTTCGTGCCGGAAAGCTTCCCGATGGTCGGCGGCCTGTTCGCGGTGCCGGCCGCGATCGGTACGGCGGTCCTCGTGGCGGTGCTCGCCGCTTTGGTTGCCGCACGCCGGGTGACCGGGATCAAGCCGATCGAGGCGCTCGGCGAGATCGCTGTCGAGCCTCGTCGTAGCGGCCGGGTGCGGCTGGTCGCCGGCGTGCTGACGCTGGCGGCGGCCGGCACCTCCGGGGCGTTCACGCTCGGTGCCGCCGGGTCGACCGGGGCACTGGCCGGCGCGGTCGGCATGCTGTACCTGTTCGTCATCGCGGTGGCGCTGCTCGCACCGAGGATCAACGCGTACGCGGCACGCCTGCTCACACCGTTGTTGCCGCGGATGTGGCGGGTCAGCGGCTATCTGGCTGCGGCCAATCTGCGGGCCAACGCGCAGGGCATGGCGACCGTCCTGACCGCCCTCGTGCTGTCCGTGGGGTTCGGCGGCTCGGTCTGCTTCCTGCAGACCAACCTGGAACGGCAGACCACCACGCAGAGCAGCGCGGGCACCCTCGCCGAGCGGGTGCTTGTCGCTCCGGGTGGGCTGCCGGCGGACGCGGCGCGGGAGATCCGCGAGTTGGCCGGGGTGCAGGCGGCCACCGGTGTGCACCGTACGCAGGTGGTGGTGCGGGCGCTCGACGGAATCGAGCCGGTCAGCGCGCAGTCGGTCGACCCGGCTGGCATCACGGCGACGATGGACCTCGCCGTGCGCGAGGGCAACCTGGCCGACCTGCGCGCGGGCACTGTCGCCCTGTCCGCGACGCAGGCGTCCTCGTCCGGCTGGGACGTCGGCGATCAGGCGAAACTCTGGCTGGGCGACGGCACCCCTGTCACGTTGGACGTCATCGCGGTCTACGACCGTGGCCTCGGATTCGGCGACGTCACGCTGGCCGCAGAGACGGTCGCCGGGCACACGGCCGGGAATACCAACGACGAGATCCTGGTCAGCGCCGGCCCCGAGGCCGACACCGCATTGGCCACCTGGTCAGCTGGGCGACCAGGCACCGAGGTTCTCGACGCCGCCACCCGTACGCGCCTGATCAGCACCGACCTGGCGCTCGGTGCCTGGCTGAACCGGCTGCTGATCGGCGTGATGGTGGGCTACGCGGCGCTGGCGGCGGCCACCACGATGGTGATGGCCGCGCTGGCCCGCCGTCGCGAGTTGGCGTTGCTGCAACTGGTCGGGGTCACCCGCCGTCAGATTCGACGGATGGTCCAGGCCGAACAGGCCGGGCTCCTCGGCAGCGCGGTGCTGATCGGCGCGACGATCGCGGCGCTGACCCTGAGCGCGATCGTCAACGGACTGACCGGCAGCCCGATCCCGTACGTCCCGCCGCTCGGTTGGGTGGCGGTGCTCGGCGGCACCACACTGCTGGCGTTGGCAACCACTGTGTGGCCCGTCCGCCGGCTGCTCAGCGCTCCTCCGATCGACAACATCGGCGTGAAGGAGTAG
- a CDS encoding DUF4386 domain-containing protein, which yields MSVRRDMARSLPTDALRRVTGSLFLLGSVTFAVAATVLSSTFDWPDILREPAGVVLPAFAAGGTGLVWTWFATAWTYAILAVPVLLLPAALGRSDDAALRIATYVGASSVVLSLIGFLCWVFVVPALTQSYVTGDATTRAAAGAAWTAQHQFGGALLGEHLGQLMAVGWSVTVGIIIVRTRVLPRWLGLVGLAVSLLYLLNQGDILATTIPGFPVWDLAGLLGSTMWGLWVAALGVMLLLRRTRRDFAPVRSRAETGAGNLDMIRPAAGTGAR from the coding sequence ATGAGCGTGAGACGCGACATGGCGCGGTCTCTGCCGACCGACGCACTTCGCCGGGTCACCGGAAGTCTGTTCCTGCTGGGCTCGGTCACGTTCGCGGTCGCGGCCACCGTGCTGTCCTCGACGTTCGACTGGCCCGACATCCTGCGAGAACCAGCCGGTGTGGTGTTGCCGGCGTTCGCCGCCGGGGGTACCGGCCTGGTGTGGACGTGGTTTGCCACCGCGTGGACCTACGCGATCCTCGCCGTACCCGTCCTGCTACTCCCCGCCGCGCTCGGCCGCAGCGACGACGCCGCGCTGCGGATCGCCACCTACGTCGGTGCCAGTTCGGTAGTGCTGTCACTGATCGGCTTCCTGTGCTGGGTCTTCGTCGTTCCTGCCCTGACCCAGTCCTACGTCACGGGCGACGCCACCACCCGGGCCGCGGCCGGTGCCGCGTGGACCGCGCAACACCAGTTCGGTGGAGCACTTCTCGGTGAACACCTCGGCCAGCTGATGGCGGTGGGCTGGTCGGTGACGGTCGGCATCATCATCGTGCGAACCCGGGTACTGCCTCGGTGGCTGGGGCTGGTCGGCCTCGCCGTCAGCCTGCTCTACCTGCTGAACCAGGGCGACATTCTCGCCACCACGATTCCCGGCTTCCCGGTCTGGGACCTCGCCGGCCTGCTCGGAAGCACCATGTGGGGACTGTGGGTCGCGGCCCTCGGTGTGATGCTGCTTCTCCGCCGCACCCGTCGCGACTTTGCGCCAGTCCGAAGTCGAGCCGAAACTGGCGCCGGCAACCTTGACATGATCCGGCCAGCTGCCGGCACCGGTGCCCGATGA
- a CDS encoding NAD(P)-dependent oxidoreductase — protein sequence MDPLARPDPVRLKVCIVGASGKLGQYMVKHALDRGYQVVGVCREESVGKLDAFKGRMTVMAGATDDRDAIARAVAGCDGVLTVLVPRGVYGYSSGTAQAVLDHARPGARLVFSCGWHISRDGHDVYSLKLKALVKIAGPLAKLARFADLGDQVEACRRIFASNTRWTVVRGSDLQEGDSQGLPVWSRHVGDPILASNLTRRVDFALFMVDALTNDQLVQEAPAIVGCRTPSALAHPATGAGAR from the coding sequence ATGGATCCACTCGCACGACCTGACCCTGTCCGCCTGAAGGTCTGCATCGTCGGCGCGTCCGGGAAACTCGGGCAGTACATGGTGAAACATGCACTGGATCGCGGCTACCAGGTGGTAGGCGTGTGCCGAGAAGAGAGCGTAGGCAAGCTCGACGCGTTCAAAGGACGCATGACGGTCATGGCTGGAGCGACCGACGATCGCGATGCCATCGCACGTGCGGTCGCCGGATGCGACGGGGTGCTGACCGTCCTGGTTCCGCGCGGTGTGTACGGCTACTCGTCGGGCACCGCCCAGGCAGTCCTCGACCACGCACGGCCCGGGGCGCGTCTCGTCTTCTCCTGCGGGTGGCACATCAGCCGCGACGGCCACGACGTGTACTCCTTGAAACTCAAGGCGCTCGTCAAGATCGCCGGCCCCCTCGCGAAACTTGCTCGCTTCGCCGACCTCGGTGATCAGGTCGAAGCCTGCCGGCGCATCTTCGCCAGCAACACCCGATGGACGGTGGTCCGCGGCAGCGACCTGCAGGAGGGCGACAGCCAAGGGCTGCCGGTGTGGAGCCGACACGTAGGCGACCCGATCCTGGCGAGCAACCTCACGCGCCGGGTGGACTTCGCCCTTTTCATGGTGGACGCCCTGACAAACGATCAACTGGTTCAGGAAGCACCGGCGATCGTCGGCTGCCGCACGCCGTCGGCGCTCGCCCATCCCGCCACGGGTGCGGGCGCACGATGA